The Akkermansia muciniphila genome contains a region encoding:
- a CDS encoding efflux RND transporter periplasmic adaptor subunit — protein MKKYTHERKVPLRLLAASGLLFSLLTPGYSQGAPGKVAKPSTVLVEKATAIDSAVNKKYIGQVESIDRVTVQPRVSGNIVATRFREGKVVKKGDLLFEIEDTRYKAAVEEAVAKKAQLEAKLLYARNSFERYNKLLASKSVSMDTVENAKSTMHALEAEIQSADAAITVAKDDLNYTKLTAPITGRTGRVTFSTGNYITPTSGSLVTITGIDEVYVKFPISERDFLSLFGTQEKMKKEALVSVNLANGKAYDQPGTVFMTDNTVQPTTDTLNVWAKFPNPEDVLTPGGVVTVNLSKKNVDRFPAANISSVMHDAYKSYVYVVNDQGVVERRDVTLGNTVNNEQCFSSGVKEGEVIIIDGMHKVRPGAKVNPVYSAQN, from the coding sequence ATGAAAAAATACACGCATGAACGGAAGGTTCCCCTCCGCCTGCTGGCCGCCTCCGGCCTGCTTTTTTCCCTCCTGACGCCGGGTTACTCCCAGGGCGCCCCGGGAAAAGTTGCCAAGCCGAGCACCGTACTTGTCGAGAAAGCGACCGCCATCGACAGCGCGGTGAACAAAAAGTACATCGGCCAGGTGGAGTCCATTGACCGGGTGACCGTACAGCCCCGCGTTTCCGGCAACATCGTCGCCACCCGTTTCCGGGAAGGCAAGGTGGTGAAGAAGGGAGACCTCCTTTTCGAGATAGAAGACACGCGCTACAAGGCGGCCGTGGAGGAAGCGGTAGCCAAGAAGGCCCAGCTGGAAGCCAAGCTGCTTTACGCCAGGAACAGCTTTGAACGCTATAACAAGTTGCTGGCCTCCAAGTCCGTTTCCATGGATACGGTGGAAAACGCCAAGAGCACCATGCACGCCCTGGAAGCGGAGATACAGTCCGCAGACGCCGCCATCACGGTAGCGAAGGACGACCTTAATTACACCAAGCTCACGGCTCCCATCACAGGCCGCACGGGCCGCGTCACTTTTTCCACGGGCAACTACATCACTCCCACCTCCGGTTCCCTGGTGACCATCACGGGCATTGACGAGGTGTACGTGAAGTTCCCCATCAGCGAACGCGATTTCCTTTCCCTGTTCGGCACCCAGGAGAAGATGAAGAAGGAGGCCCTGGTGTCCGTCAACCTTGCCAACGGCAAGGCGTACGACCAGCCGGGCACCGTTTTCATGACGGACAATACCGTCCAGCCGACTACGGACACCCTGAACGTCTGGGCCAAGTTCCCCAATCCGGAAGACGTGCTGACGCCCGGCGGCGTGGTCACGGTGAATCTTTCCAAGAAGAATGTGGACCGCTTCCCGGCGGCCAACATTTCCTCCGTGATGCATGACGCCTACAAGAGCTACGTTTACGTGGTGAATGACCAGGGCGTGGTGGAACGCCGCGACGTCACGCTGGGCAATACGGTCAATAATGAACAGTGCTTCAGCTCCGGCGTGAAGGAAGGGGAAGTCATCATCATCGACGGCATGCACAAGGTGCGCCCCGGCGCCAAGGTGAATCCGGTGTATTCCGCTCAAAACTGA
- a CDS encoding MBL fold metallo-hydrolase: MDRIRVYTGGVASCNGYLFKTKDNTYVAVDAPSGFADWIYSKKPDIIITDLLITHQHFDHVEDACRMRQIFGCRIHAGQPYSEDLTLEKMARDAWGLPLNVQPFVVDEVLTQNIHTADWGGLLWHLHQVPGHSPDSIVYDLPDEGIMFAGDVIFAGSIGRTDLPGGNLRLLKQGIETKVLNQPATTRIFPGHGPYTTVKNELLTNPFIS; encoded by the coding sequence ATGGATCGGATTCGCGTTTACACGGGTGGAGTAGCTTCCTGTAATGGTTATCTCTTCAAGACGAAGGATAACACTTACGTGGCGGTGGATGCTCCGTCCGGCTTCGCGGACTGGATATACTCCAAGAAACCCGATATCATCATTACGGATCTGCTCATCACCCACCAGCACTTTGACCATGTGGAGGACGCCTGCCGCATGCGCCAGATCTTCGGCTGCCGCATTCATGCCGGACAGCCTTACAGTGAAGACCTGACGCTGGAAAAAATGGCGCGGGACGCCTGGGGTCTTCCCCTCAACGTTCAGCCGTTTGTGGTGGATGAAGTGCTTACGCAGAACATTCACACGGCGGACTGGGGCGGCCTGCTGTGGCATCTGCACCAGGTGCCGGGGCACTCTCCGGACAGCATCGTTTACGACCTCCCGGATGAAGGAATCATGTTCGCGGGGGACGTCATCTTTGCCGGTTCCATCGGGCGCACGGACCTTCCGGGCGGAAACCTGCGGCTGCTGAAGCAGGGCATTGAAACAAAAGTGCTCAACCAGCCCGCCACCACCAGGATTTTCCCGGGGCACGGCCCGTACACCACCGTGAAGAATGAACTGCTGACCAATCCGTTCATCTCCTGA
- the pyrC gene encoding dihydroorotase: protein MILELHSPLDMHLHLRDGDMLKLVAPLSSASFAGAVIMPNLVPPVADADAVQAYRRRVVDACGGDVFQPYMTAFFRSYTEGELARLRELVFGIKLYPAGATTNSDGGVKAMKDAEATMSIMQEMGIPLLVHGESHGFVMDREAEFLDVYRDLAARFPRLTICMEHITTASAVQLLDEFENLTATVTLQHLLITLDDVAGGMLRPHLFCKPIAKRPEDREALLKAALSGHPRLMFGSDSAPHPIHAKEACGCAAGVFTAPIALPQLAALFEKHDALDKLQGFVSGHACAVYGLTPPAKTVRLQRKEMLVPDAYEGHAQKVVPMDAGDVIPWSLM, encoded by the coding sequence ATGATTTTGGAACTGCACTCCCCGCTGGACATGCACCTTCACCTCAGGGACGGCGATATGCTGAAACTGGTCGCTCCCCTGAGTTCCGCCTCCTTTGCCGGGGCGGTCATCATGCCCAACCTGGTTCCCCCCGTGGCGGACGCGGATGCGGTGCAGGCCTACCGCCGGCGTGTGGTGGACGCGTGCGGAGGCGACGTCTTCCAGCCGTACATGACGGCCTTCTTCCGCTCCTACACGGAAGGGGAGCTGGCCCGGCTCAGGGAACTGGTCTTCGGCATCAAGCTGTACCCGGCGGGAGCCACCACGAACAGTGATGGAGGCGTGAAGGCCATGAAGGATGCGGAAGCCACCATGTCCATCATGCAGGAAATGGGCATTCCGCTGCTGGTGCACGGTGAAAGCCACGGATTCGTGATGGACCGGGAAGCCGAATTCCTGGACGTTTACCGGGACCTGGCCGCGCGCTTCCCCAGGCTGACCATCTGCATGGAGCACATCACCACCGCGTCCGCCGTGCAGCTGCTGGATGAATTTGAAAACCTGACGGCCACGGTAACCCTCCAGCACCTGCTCATCACGCTGGACGATGTGGCCGGGGGCATGCTCCGCCCCCATCTCTTCTGCAAGCCCATCGCCAAAAGGCCGGAAGACCGGGAAGCCCTGCTGAAAGCGGCTCTCTCCGGGCACCCGCGCCTCATGTTCGGCAGCGACTCCGCCCCCCATCCCATCCACGCCAAGGAAGCGTGTGGATGCGCCGCCGGCGTGTTCACCGCCCCCATTGCTTTGCCGCAACTGGCGGCCCTCTTTGAAAAGCATGATGCCCTGGACAAGCTTCAGGGGTTCGTTTCCGGCCATGCCTGCGCCGTGTACGGACTGACGCCGCCCGCCAAAACGGTGCGCCTGCAACGGAAGGAAATGCTGGTGCCAGACGCCTATGAAGGGCACGCCCAGAAAGTGGTGCCGATGGATGCCGGAGACGTCATTCCCTGGAGCCTGATGTAA
- a CDS encoding MarR family transcriptional regulator: MLQPAVDITTSVHKFETILYQFKRDNLNEVDQNHYQKIMGLSVRQMEALGALNRLMTDRHEGIPLKTLAHHLRMSVPSTSLLVDSMVKKGLFDRKENPRDRRSLCIRLSEEGESKFHQLRNGMKKRLESLFSILTEEDRENFCRTLNTLYNHVYHQ; this comes from the coding sequence ATGCTTCAACCTGCCGTGGATATCACCACTTCCGTTCATAAATTTGAAACCATTCTCTATCAGTTTAAAAGGGATAATTTGAATGAAGTGGACCAGAACCACTACCAGAAGATCATGGGGCTTTCCGTCCGCCAGATGGAAGCCCTAGGAGCCCTGAACCGGCTGATGACGGACCGCCATGAAGGCATTCCCCTGAAAACGCTGGCCCACCATCTCCGCATGAGCGTCCCCTCCACCTCCCTGCTGGTGGACAGCATGGTGAAGAAAGGCCTGTTTGACCGCAAGGAGAATCCGCGGGACAGGCGCTCCCTGTGCATCCGCCTTTCCGAGGAAGGGGAATCCAAGTTCCACCAGCTCCGCAACGGCATGAAGAAACGGCTGGAGTCCCTGTTCAGCATCCTGACGGAGGAGGACAGGGAAAATTTCTGCCGCACGCTGAATACCCTTTACAACCACGTTTACCATCAATAA